A region from the Arachis ipaensis cultivar K30076 chromosome B01, Araip1.1, whole genome shotgun sequence genome encodes:
- the LOC107634180 gene encoding ras guanine nucleotide exchange factor R isoform X1: protein MVMAVEDYDIETITTFTKDQAKVTASRYLSAPQGSCHDLCKFGIQNATTEAKPWKRAKKRVTVSTGGIKNKVQEENITSLAWTKKSGINSKPYTTSKFGSSNTLADIKEVINEETVNSKKNSPPSAETNVSTKEHNNNDLRKSVSHSKPSPKSKFGSSNSLVDTKEVIYEATVNSEKNSTTEETNVSTKGHKKKKQNNSDQRFSTKEQTNTDLRISTKEHNRRNLRQAQQESSKILAFIGDKEYPSHTKGETIKDKVVSCSSSRKHSEINSKQKTKPSLIEGKEVTRRCTTKKASSLNAKTTKNLKSVSSRKGNGKVEAKPELASNDILHEIVHTLDDEHTLPSDHNSMLPSAATKGLNHAGHGTCPSESMSILSAGGEGKRSHTRTLSSSSLSLISFGNKGKISHSRTPSGSFLPLINFGSKGKKSHSRTPSGSSLPLISSGGKGKKSHSRSISLSDFSLNTSNGKPGKKSHSRSTSLSDFSFNGKPLVSSGGKGKKSHSRSISLSDFSLNTSNGKPGKKSHSRSTSLSDFSFNGKPLISSGGKGKKSHSRSTSLSDFSLNTSNGKQHDDATLKKTGNSENVKMGYQVKPRVSTVVGETNKVAPRKLTFRRGKVIEIQPENNNIPRRLKFRPVRTLNYDNPRDINAPTNVITEIYSPKFQIAEAIKMRSIARETGTEVDGSKPESEEEVLLRPPSVEKKANRRLYNNVIEETATMLAEVRKSKVKALVGAFETVISIDSRRQSRSALPEVSTPC, encoded by the coding sequence GAGCAAAGAAAAGGGTAACTGTTTCCACAGGGGGAATCAAAAACAAAGTACAGGAAGAGAATATAACTTCTTTGGCATGGACAAAGAAATCAGGCATTAATTCAAAGCCTTATACAACTTCAAAATTTGGAAGTTCCAATACTCTTGCTGACATCAAGGAAGTAATAAATGAAGAAACAGTcaattcaaagaaaaattcaCCACCTTCTGCAGAAACAAATGTTTCCACCAAGGAGCACAATAACAATGATCTGAGAAAATCAGTAAGCCATTCAAAGCCTTCTCCAAAATCAAAATTTGGAAGTTCGAATAGTCTTGTTGATACCAAGGAAGTAATATATGAAGCAACAGTCAATTCAGAGAAAAATTCAACAACTGAAGAAACAAATGTTTCCACCAAGGGgcacaagaagaagaagcagaataACAGTGATCAAAGATTTTCCACCAAGGAGCAGACTAACACCGATTTAAGAATTTCAACCAAGGAGCACAATAGGAGGAATCTAAGGCAAGCACAGCAAGAATCTTCAAAAATTCTAGCTTTTATTGGAGACAAGGAATATCCAAGTCATACAAAAGGGGAGACAATAAAAGACAAAGTTGTTTCTTGTTCAAGCAGCAGAAAACACTCTGAAATCAATAGCAAACAGAAGACAAAGCCATCGTTAATTGAAGGCAAGGAAGTAACAAGAAGATGTACGACGAAGAAAGCTTCAAGCTTGAATGCCAAGACTACCAAGAACTTGAAAAGTGTGTCTTCTAGGAAAGGTAATGGGAAGGTTGAAGCCAAACCTGAATTAGCCAGCAATGACATTCTACATGAAATTGTGCATACTCTAGATGACGAACATACTCTACCTTCTGACCACAACAGCATGTTGCCTTCAGCAGCAACGAAGGGTCTTAATCATGCTGGACATGGAACTTGTCCAAGTGAGTCTATGTCTATTCTATCCGCTGGAGGTGAAGGCAAGAGATCACATACCCGGACACTATCGAGTTCATCTCTCTCTCTTATATCCTTTGGAAACAAAGGCAAGATATCACATTCGCGGACACCATCAGGTTCATTCCTCCCTCTTATAAACTTTGGAAGCAAAGGCAAGAAATCACATTCGCGAACACCATCAGGTTCATCTCTCCCTCTTATATCCTCTGGAGGTAAAGGCAAGAAATCACATTCACGGTCAATATCATTATCTGATTTCTCATTAAACACTTCCAATGGAAAACCTGGCAAGAAATCACATTCACGGTCAACATCATTATCTGATTTCTCATTCAATGGAAAACCTCTTGTATCCTCTGGAGGCAAAGGCAAGAAATCACATTCACGGTCAATATCATTATCTGATTTCTCATTAAACACTTCCAATGGAAAACCTGGCAAGAAATCACATTCACGGTCAACATCATTATCTGATTTCTCATTCAATGGAAAACCTCTTATATCCTCTGGAGGCAAAGGCAAAAAATCACATTCACGGTCAACATCATTATCTGATTTCTCATTAAACACTTCCAATGGAAAACAACACGATGATGCTACTTTGAAGAAGACAGGAAACAGTGAAAATGTGAAGATGGGGTATCAAGTCAAGCCAAGAGTGAGCACAGTAGTTGGGGAAACAAATAAGGTTGCTCCTCGGAAGCTTACTTTTAGGAGAGGAAAGGTGATTGAAATTCAGCCTGAGAACAACAACATTCCAAGGAGACTCAAATTCAGGCCGGTGCGCACCCTTAATTATGACAATCCTAGAGATATCAATGCTCCTACAAATGTCATAACTGAAATATATTCACCTAAATTCCAAATCGCAGAAGCAATTAAAATGAGAAGCATTGCAAGAGAGACTGGTACAGAGGTAGATGGTTCAAAACCAGAATCTGAGGAGGAAGTGTTACTTAGGCCCCCAAGTGTGGAGAAGAAAGCAAACCGGCGTTTGTATAACAATGTGATTGAAGAGACAGCAACCATGCTTGCTGAGGTCAGGAAGAGCAAGGTCAAGGCACTTGTTGGTGCATTTGAAACAGTAATATCTATTGATTCCCGTAGACAGTCCAGGTCCGCTTTACCAGAAGTAAGCACACCATGTTAA
- the LOC107634180 gene encoding ras guanine nucleotide exchange factor R isoform X2, which produces MVMAVEDYDIETITTFTKDQAKVTASRYLSAPQGSCHDLCKFGIQNATTEAKPWKRAKKRVTVSTGGIKNKVQEENITSLAWTKKSGINSKPYTTSKFGSSNTLADIKEVINEETVNSKKNSPPSAETNVSTKEHNNNDLRKSVSHSKPSPKSKFGSSNSLVDTKEVIYEATVNSEKNSTTEETNVSTKGHKKKKQNNSDQRFSTKEQTNTDLRISTKEHNRRNLRQAQQESSKILAFIGDKEYPSHTKGETIKDKVVSCSSSRKHSEINSKQKTKPSLIEGKEVTRRCTTKKASSLNAKTTKNLKSVSSRKGNGKVEAKPELASNDILHEIVHTLDDEHTLPSDHNSMLPSAATKGLNHAGHGTCPSESMSILSAGGEGKRSHTRTLSSSSLSLISFGNKGKISHSRTPSGSFLPLINFGSKGKKSHSRTPSGSSLPLISSGGKGKKSHSRSISLSDFSLNTSNGKPGKKSHSRSTSLSDFSFNGKPLISSGGKGKKSHSRSTSLSDFSLNTSNGKQHDDATLKKTGNSENVKMGYQVKPRVSTVVGETNKVAPRKLTFRRGKVIEIQPENNNIPRRLKFRPVRTLNYDNPRDINAPTNVITEIYSPKFQIAEAIKMRSIARETGTEVDGSKPESEEEVLLRPPSVEKKANRRLYNNVIEETATMLAEVRKSKVKALVGAFETVISIDSRRQSRSALPEVSTPC; this is translated from the exons GAGCAAAGAAAAGGGTAACTGTTTCCACAGGGGGAATCAAAAACAAAGTACAGGAAGAGAATATAACTTCTTTGGCATGGACAAAGAAATCAGGCATTAATTCAAAGCCTTATACAACTTCAAAATTTGGAAGTTCCAATACTCTTGCTGACATCAAGGAAGTAATAAATGAAGAAACAGTcaattcaaagaaaaattcaCCACCTTCTGCAGAAACAAATGTTTCCACCAAGGAGCACAATAACAATGATCTGAGAAAATCAGTAAGCCATTCAAAGCCTTCTCCAAAATCAAAATTTGGAAGTTCGAATAGTCTTGTTGATACCAAGGAAGTAATATATGAAGCAACAGTCAATTCAGAGAAAAATTCAACAACTGAAGAAACAAATGTTTCCACCAAGGGgcacaagaagaagaagcagaataACAGTGATCAAAGATTTTCCACCAAGGAGCAGACTAACACCGATTTAAGAATTTCAACCAAGGAGCACAATAGGAGGAATCTAAGGCAAGCACAGCAAGAATCTTCAAAAATTCTAGCTTTTATTGGAGACAAGGAATATCCAAGTCATACAAAAGGGGAGACAATAAAAGACAAAGTTGTTTCTTGTTCAAGCAGCAGAAAACACTCTGAAATCAATAGCAAACAGAAGACAAAGCCATCGTTAATTGAAGGCAAGGAAGTAACAAGAAGATGTACGACGAAGAAAGCTTCAAGCTTGAATGCCAAGACTACCAAGAACTTGAAAAGTGTGTCTTCTAGGAAAGGTAATGGGAAGGTTGAAGCCAAACCTGAATTAGCCAGCAATGACATTCTACATGAAATTGTGCATACTCTAGATGACGAACATACTCTACCTTCTGACCACAACAGCATGTTGCCTTCAGCAGCAACGAAGGGTCTTAATCATGCTGGACATGGAACTTGTCCAAGTGAGTCTATGTCTATTCTATCCGCTGGAGGTGAAGGCAAGAGATCACATACCCGGACACTATCGAGTTCATCTCTCTCTCTTATATCCTTTGGAAACAAAGGCAAGATATCACATTCGCGGACACCATCAGGTTCATTCCTCCCTCTTATAAACTTTGGAAGCAAAGGCAAGAAATCACATTCGCGAACACCATCAGGTTCATCTCTCCCTCTTATATCCTCTGGAGGTAAAG GCAAGAAATCACATTCACGGTCAATATCATTATCTGATTTCTCATTAAACACTTCCAATGGAAAACCTGGCAAGAAATCACATTCACGGTCAACATCATTATCTGATTTCTCATTCAATGGAAAACCTCTTATATCCTCTGGAGGCAAAGGCAAAAAATCACATTCACGGTCAACATCATTATCTGATTTCTCATTAAACACTTCCAATGGAAAACAACACGATGATGCTACTTTGAAGAAGACAGGAAACAGTGAAAATGTGAAGATGGGGTATCAAGTCAAGCCAAGAGTGAGCACAGTAGTTGGGGAAACAAATAAGGTTGCTCCTCGGAAGCTTACTTTTAGGAGAGGAAAGGTGATTGAAATTCAGCCTGAGAACAACAACATTCCAAGGAGACTCAAATTCAGGCCGGTGCGCACCCTTAATTATGACAATCCTAGAGATATCAATGCTCCTACAAATGTCATAACTGAAATATATTCACCTAAATTCCAAATCGCAGAAGCAATTAAAATGAGAAGCATTGCAAGAGAGACTGGTACAGAGGTAGATGGTTCAAAACCAGAATCTGAGGAGGAAGTGTTACTTAGGCCCCCAAGTGTGGAGAAGAAAGCAAACCGGCGTTTGTATAACAATGTGATTGAAGAGACAGCAACCATGCTTGCTGAGGTCAGGAAGAGCAAGGTCAAGGCACTTGTTGGTGCATTTGAAACAGTAATATCTATTGATTCCCGTAGACAGTCCAGGTCCGCTTTACCAGAAGTAAGCACACCATGTTAA
- the LOC107634205 gene encoding uncharacterized protein LOC107634205 translates to MENRQHLRRVSFTDPQAPKHHGYAGTRDNNAWSWLKRTNFHYEDIDDEHATSVAAAAFAIHSLEEEESCNSQKIREGPKSSRTRTMRTKENISRNPSYAETSMKRSFGQDPRTKETAHPVRRSSSVSSPMPPPPAQAVHRKEKGIPIQHKNVSTGPQTWQKTNIEKIQQRYEKIKSKILSWKCVKKIQTKFQIERKKRELKKKRAMQTLNHRNKMERIGMLSQGSRVEDKRRNEEWEARENSNRIRKTGKVPVKCSCFNPR, encoded by the exons ATGGAAAACAGGCAACATCTGAGAAG GGTGTCATTTACTGATCCACAAGCACCAAAACATCATGGGTATGCTGGTACTAGAGATAACAATGCTTGGAGCTGGCTCAAAAGGacaaattttcattatgaagATATAGATGATGAGCATGCAACTTCAGTTGCAGCTGCAGCATTTGCAATTCATTCTCTAGAAGAAGAGGAATCGTGCAATTCGCAAAAGATAAGAGAGGGTCCCAAATCTTCAAGGACTCGAACTATGAGAACAAAAGAGAACATATCTAGGAACCCAAGTTATG CTGAAACTTCAATGAAGAGGTCATTTGGACAAGATCCTAGGACAAAGGAAACAGCTCATCCAGTTAGACGCTCAAGCAGTGTATCCTCTCCAATGCCTCCACCACCAGCTCAAGCAGTGCATCGAAAGGAGAAAGGCATTCCAATACAACACAAAAATGTCTCAACTGGACCACAAACTTGGCAAAAGACCAACATAGAGAAGATTCAACAGCG GTATGAGAAGATAAAGTCAAAAATTCTTTCTTGGAAGTGTGTGAAAAAGATTCAAACCAAATTCCAGATAGAAAGGAAGAAG AGAGAACTGAAGAAGAAAAGAGCAATGCAAACGCTGAATCATCGGAATAAGATGGAAAGGATAGGTATGTTATCACAAGGATCAAGAGTTGAAGACAAAAGAAGAAATGAAGAGTGGGAGGCCAGAGAAAACTCAAACAGAATCAGGAAAACTGGCAAGGTCCCTGTAAAATGTTCATGTTTCAATCCTAGATAG